The Lycium barbarum isolate Lr01 chromosome 9, ASM1917538v2, whole genome shotgun sequence genome has a segment encoding these proteins:
- the LOC132611001 gene encoding pathogenesis-related protein STH-2, with amino-acid sequence MGVTTYTHENTTPVAPTRLFKALVLDSDNLVPKLMPQVVKNIEIVEGDGGAGTIKKMNFVEGYPIKYLKHKIHVVDDKNLVTKYSMIEGDVLGDKLESISYDIKFEAAGNGGCICKSITEYHTKGDYVLKDKEHNEGKNQGLELFKTVETYLLANPSVYA; translated from the exons ATGGGTGTCACTACTTATACACATGAGAACACAACACCAGTTGCCCCTACTAGGCTATTCAAAGCTTTGGTTCTTGATTCTGACAACCTTGTACCTAAATTGATGCCACAAGTTGTTAAGAACATTGAGATTGTTGAGGGTGATGGTGGTGCTGGAACCATCAAGAAGATGAACTTTGTTGAAG GTTATCCGATTAAGTACTTGAAGCACAAGATCCATGTTGTTGATGACAAGAACTTGGTGACCAAGTACTCAATGATCGAAGGTGATGTTCTTGGAGACAAACTGGAGTCCATTTCTTATGATATCAAATTTGAAGCTGCTGGAAATGGAGGGTGTATTTGCAAGAGCATAACTGAGTACCACACAAAAGGTGATTATGTGTTGAAGGATAAAGAACACAATGAAGGCAAAAATCAAGGCCTGGAACTTTTCAAGACTGTTGAAACATACCTCCTCGCCAATCCTTCTGTCTACGCTTAA
- the LOC132610534 gene encoding pathogenesis-related protein STH-2-like has translation MGVNTYTHEATAAIAPIRLFKALVVDADNIIPKLMSDVKNVETVEGDGGVGSIKKMNFVEGGPIKYLKHKIHVTDDKNLVSKYSLIEGDVLGDKLESVTYENKFEASGNGGCVCKTTTEYHTKGDYVLTEEEHNAGKEKAMDLFKAVEAYLLANPTVYA, from the exons ATGGGTGTCAATACCTATACTCATGAGGCCACAGCCGCAATTGCCCCTATTAGGCTATTCAAAGCTTTGGTTGTTGATGCTGATAATATTATCCCTAAATTGATGTCAGATGTTAAGAACGTTGAGACTGTTGAGGGAGATGGTGGTGTAGGAAGCATCAAGAAGATGAACTTTGTTGAAG GTGGACCGATAAAGTATTTGAAGCACAAGATTCATGTGACTGATGACAAGAACTTGGTAAGTAAATATTCACTTATCGAAGGTGatgttcttggagacaaattggaATCAGTTACCTATGAGAACAAATTTGAGGCTTCTGGAAATGGAGGCTGTGTTTGCAAGACCACAACTGAATATCACACAAAAGGTGATTATGTTTTAACAGAAGAAGAACACAATGCAGGCAAAGAGAAAGCTATGGACCTTTTTAAGGCTGTTGAAGCATACCTTCTTGCCAATCCTACAGTTTATGCCTAA